In a genomic window of Gloeocapsopsis dulcis:
- a CDS encoding RNA-guided endonuclease InsQ/TnpB family protein — MSSLAECTDLGSTVKRSRKIRIYLNPNQKAILKIWFGVSRYVYNQTIAYLKQPNTKANWKAIKGEILNTLPEFCKSVPYQIKSIAIKDACKAVSNAKKKYKQGCGISKMRFRSRKDPIQSCYIPKSAVSRKGVYHTILGELSFKERLPENFGDCRLVFAYGDYYLSVPEDAPRQIAENQGRVVALDPGVRTFQTFFSETSFGWLGEQANIKLQKLCFKLDAIISKLSKAKCRQKKRLKFAVMRLRGKIKNLVDELHKKTARFLVDNFDVMLLPTFETSQMSLKAKRRIRSSSVRQMLTLSHYKFQQFLKHKAFENSKVVLDVNEAFTSKTVSWTGEIVAALGGAKVIQSKLTGQLMNRDLNGARGIFLRAVVDTPLKECIC; from the coding sequence ATGTCTTCTCTTGCAGAATGCACGGACTTAGGAAGTACGGTAAAAAGATCAAGGAAGATCCGGATTTATCTAAATCCGAATCAGAAGGCAATTCTTAAGATTTGGTTTGGTGTATCCCGTTACGTCTACAACCAAACGATTGCTTATCTAAAACAGCCTAATACAAAAGCCAATTGGAAAGCGATTAAGGGTGAAATATTGAATACATTGCCAGAGTTTTGCAAGTCAGTGCCTTATCAAATTAAATCGATAGCGATTAAGGATGCCTGCAAAGCGGTCAGCAATGCTAAGAAGAAATACAAACAGGGGTGTGGTATTAGTAAGATGAGATTTAGGAGTCGAAAAGACCCTATTCAGTCTTGCTACATTCCCAAGTCTGCGGTTAGCCGCAAGGGGGTCTACCACACTATATTAGGTGAGCTTTCATTCAAAGAACGCTTACCGGAAAACTTTGGGGATTGTCGATTAGTATTTGCCTATGGCGATTACTATTTGAGTGTTCCTGAAGATGCGCCACGACAGATTGCTGAAAACCAAGGCAGAGTTGTGGCGCTAGATCCTGGTGTTCGCACGTTTCAAACGTTTTTTAGTGAAACTAGTTTTGGCTGGCTGGGGGAACAAGCTAATATCAAGCTTCAAAAACTTTGTTTCAAGCTTGATGCGATCATCTCCAAATTATCTAAAGCCAAATGTAGACAAAAGAAACGGCTGAAATTTGCGGTCATGCGTCTGCGTGGGAAAATCAAAAACCTAGTAGACGAATTGCATAAAAAGACTGCACGATTTTTGGTGGATAACTTTGACGTGATGCTGCTGCCAACTTTTGAAACATCCCAAATGTCTTTAAAAGCAAAACGCAGGATTAGATCTTCATCAGTCAGGCAGATGTTAACGCTTTCGCACTACAAATTTCAGCAATTTCTCAAGCACAAAGCTTTTGAGAATAGCAAAGTAGTACTTGATGTTAATGAAGCTTTTACATCAAAAACAGTTAGTTGGACTGGTGAGATTGTTGCCGCTCTTGGTGGTGCTAAAGTCATTCAGTCTAAACTAACTGGGCAGTTAATGAATCGGGATCTTAACGGGGCGCGAGGGATTTTCCTTCGCGCAGTGGTTGATACGCCCTTGAAAGAGTGTATTTGTTAA
- a CDS encoding DUF2382 domain-containing protein, which produces MQNHNRIDALLEKLKSRLSNFIVLNNQGNIFAKVVDLKLDNNKQINLVLSTQDSFQQSHLVLLVSKLVQKIDPVNRTVLVNINQAESEKLPQCITTETQSMEFSEVNNNQATPAYAKEENSVSTQSSSESPGITAEVVADLSESENLVDEVIRLLGERVIVDRNKRKVGEVIVRKEIETRMVEIPVRREKLIVEQVSPERKQLAEIELGQQEITGLELRDAEVNHLSSLSSRIGTSNGLIVSGEFDSPKIASLLLNAIALERRQGCKKVRIEVIVEDTERQKTYQEWFERASGKQKTGVTANNQS; this is translated from the coding sequence ATGCAAAACCATAATCGTATAGATGCACTACTGGAAAAGCTCAAAAGTAGATTGAGTAATTTTATTGTTTTGAACAACCAAGGTAATATTTTTGCTAAAGTCGTAGACCTAAAACTAGATAATAATAAGCAAATCAATTTAGTTTTATCAACTCAAGATAGTTTCCAGCAATCCCATCTAGTTCTACTAGTTAGCAAGCTTGTTCAGAAAATTGACCCTGTGAACAGGACTGTTTTGGTAAATATCAACCAAGCAGAAAGTGAAAAATTACCGCAGTGTATAACTACAGAGACACAAAGCATGGAATTTTCAGAAGTTAATAATAACCAAGCAACACCTGCTTACGCAAAAGAAGAAAATAGTGTTAGCACACAAAGTAGTAGTGAATCTCCTGGAATTACTGCAGAAGTTGTAGCTGATTTAAGCGAATCAGAAAACTTAGTAGATGAAGTCATTCGCTTGCTTGGAGAAAGAGTCATTGTTGACCGAAATAAACGTAAAGTTGGTGAGGTAATTGTCCGTAAAGAAATTGAAACTCGCATGGTAGAAATCCCTGTAAGACGGGAAAAGCTAATAGTTGAACAAGTCAGTCCAGAACGAAAGCAACTAGCGGAAATAGAACTAGGACAACAAGAAATTACTGGGCTTGAATTGAGGGACGCAGAGGTCAATCACTTATCATCACTTAGTTCCAGAATAGGGACAAGTAACGGTTTAATTGTTAGTGGTGAGTTTGATTCTCCTAAAATTGCCAGTTTACTCCTGAATGCGATCGCATTAGAACGCCGCCAAGGTTGTAAGAAAGTGAGAATAGAAGTTATTGTAGAAGATACTGAACGGCAAAAAACCTACCAAGAATGGTTTGAACGTGCTTCAGGTAAACAAAAAACTGGAGTTACAGCAAACAATCAGTCTTGA
- a CDS encoding pentapeptide repeat-containing protein, which produces MNTEELLRRYAAGERYFPNVDLSHATLQEVNLSGIVLKRAILYGADLSRSNLVGADLNGAILKQANMVATHLNGSHLVGVDLTAANLAGADLSGVNLWRADLRKAILCEANLSRANLHEVNLTEADLSKASLSGVQLGKANLTAAVLVDANLNRANLTDTKLMRSRLCGTQLERVELIASDLTAADLSRTNLEGSNLSEANLTQANLSGANLTGVNLHRANLIAAKAILVNLRGANLEQAELTTANLTEADLSWANLSQTNLSGANLHRAILTDVNLNSAILRGANLIDAKLSQVEMNNVDLSWAVVPQMLNH; this is translated from the coding sequence ATGAACACTGAAGAACTGCTGCGGCGATACGCAGCAGGAGAACGCTACTTTCCCAATGTTGATTTAAGTCATGCAACCTTGCAGGAAGTCAATTTAAGTGGCATTGTCCTCAAGCGGGCAATATTATATGGCGCAGATTTGAGTCGCTCAAACTTAGTTGGTGCAGATTTGAATGGGGCTATCCTCAAGCAAGCTAATATGGTTGCAACTCACCTTAATGGCAGTCATTTGGTTGGGGTAGATTTAACAGCAGCAAATTTAGCAGGTGCCGATCTCAGTGGTGTCAATTTGTGGAGAGCAGATCTCAGAAAAGCAATATTGTGTGAAGCTAACTTAAGCCGTGCCAATTTACATGAGGTGAACCTAACAGAAGCAGATCTGAGCAAAGCCTCCTTAAGTGGAGTTCAACTGGGCAAAGCTAATTTGACTGCAGCCGTATTAGTTGATGCCAACCTGAATCGCGCAAATCTTACAGACACAAAATTGATGCGATCGCGTTTGTGTGGAACGCAGCTAGAAAGGGTAGAGTTGATTGCCAGCGACTTAACAGCCGCCGATTTGAGTAGAACAAATTTAGAAGGATCAAATCTGAGTGAAGCCAACTTAACTCAAGCAAATCTGAGTGGGGCAAATCTAACTGGGGTAAATTTACATCGTGCAAATCTGATCGCTGCCAAAGCTATTTTGGTAAATCTACGGGGCGCAAATCTAGAGCAAGCAGAACTGACAACCGCCAACTTAACTGAAGCAGACTTGAGTTGGGCAAACTTGAGTCAGACAAACTTGAGTGGAGCTAACTTACACCGTGCAATTTTAACGGATGTAAATCTCAATTCAGCAATTTTGCGGGGAGCAAACTTAATCGACGCCAAGCTATCTCAAGTAGAAATGAACAATGTCGATCTTAGTTGGGCAGTTGTGCCTCAAATGTTAAATCATTGA
- a CDS encoding DUF2382 domain-containing protein, translating into MPLHKLEDFNPNSQDFGDDIKSMKLYTEGGEDIGTVRDALVDPEGHFRYLVIETGFETASKKILLPIGLARIDYNTHRVTVDGLTKLQVEGLPEYNEQLTVDYDYEEQVRNVYRPLVATTQGNELTTPTYNQDSYSYENDSLLYNLNKPNQQTLKLYEERLIASKNRVKTGEVAVGKHVETETAKVSVALEKERVVIERVSSVEGEKGLNPGEFNFQEGEIARIEVYEETPEIHKEAFVREEIRIRKIVEHNTVEAEEIIRREELDIDTKGQPDVNQMNTVTHDGM; encoded by the coding sequence ATGCCGTTGCATAAACTTGAAGACTTCAATCCAAATTCTCAAGATTTCGGTGATGATATTAAAAGTATGAAGCTTTATACCGAAGGAGGAGAAGACATTGGTACAGTTCGTGATGCCTTAGTAGATCCAGAAGGTCATTTTCGGTATTTAGTGATTGAGACAGGCTTCGAGACTGCAAGTAAGAAAATTTTACTACCAATAGGTTTAGCTCGAATTGATTACAACACACACCGCGTTACTGTAGATGGATTAACTAAATTACAAGTTGAAGGTTTACCAGAATATAACGAACAATTGACTGTAGACTACGACTATGAGGAGCAGGTCAGGAACGTTTATCGTCCTTTAGTCGCTACAACACAAGGTAACGAATTAACCACTCCTACTTACAATCAAGATTCGTATAGCTACGAGAATGATTCCTTGCTCTACAACCTTAACAAGCCAAATCAGCAAACATTAAAGCTATATGAAGAAAGGTTAATTGCAAGCAAGAATCGTGTCAAAACAGGCGAAGTAGCGGTTGGTAAACATGTTGAAACCGAAACCGCAAAAGTATCTGTAGCGCTGGAAAAAGAGCGAGTTGTCATTGAGCGTGTGTCGTCTGTAGAAGGTGAAAAGGGTCTTAATCCTGGAGAATTTAACTTTCAAGAAGGCGAAATCGCACGTATAGAGGTTTATGAGGAAACTCCAGAGATACACAAAGAAGCATTTGTTCGCGAAGAAATCAGAATTAGAAAAATTGTAGAACACAATACAGTAGAGGCTGAAGAGATAATTCGTCGTGAAGAGTTAGACATTGATACTAAAGGTCAGCCAGACGTTAACCAAATGAATACAGTCACTCACGATGGAATGTAA
- a CDS encoding bifunctional 4-hydroxy-2-oxoglutarate aldolase/2-dehydro-3-deoxy-phosphogluconate aldolase gives MNLSKKVSAWLDLLQQNRAIAVIRTIQSAQGYQMAKAVVAGGMHLIEVTWNSDKSADLIARLQAELPYCTIGTGTLLNLEQLNDAIAAGAQFLFSPHCDTAMIRAAVQQNIPIIPGALSPTEIVHAYSAGASCVKVFPVEAVGGASYIKSLQGPLGHIPLIPTGGVTLSNARDFIAAGAIAVGLASELFPKHLVEVENWEAIRQQAKTLMAQLHQIQ, from the coding sequence ATGAACCTTAGCAAAAAAGTATCGGCTTGGTTAGACTTATTGCAACAGAATCGCGCGATCGCAGTTATTCGGACAATTCAAAGCGCACAAGGCTATCAAATGGCAAAAGCCGTAGTTGCAGGAGGAATGCACTTAATTGAAGTGACTTGGAATAGTGACAAAAGTGCAGATTTAATCGCCCGCCTGCAAGCTGAGTTACCCTACTGTACAATTGGTACAGGCACACTGCTAAATTTAGAACAGTTAAACGATGCGATCGCTGCCGGAGCACAATTTCTCTTCAGTCCACATTGCGACACTGCCATGATTCGTGCTGCTGTGCAACAAAATATCCCAATTATTCCTGGAGCGCTGTCACCAACAGAAATTGTTCATGCCTACAGCGCAGGTGCAAGTTGCGTTAAAGTTTTTCCTGTGGAAGCCGTAGGTGGTGCAAGTTATATCAAAAGTTTGCAAGGACCACTAGGACATATACCATTAATTCCGACAGGAGGAGTAACGCTATCGAATGCACGCGACTTTATTGCAGCTGGAGCGATCGCTGTAGGCTTAGCCAGTGAATTATTTCCTAAGCACTTAGTTGAAGTCGAAAATTGGGAGGCGATTCGTCAGCAAGCTAAAACCTTGATGGCACAACTGCATCAAATTCAATGA
- a CDS encoding IS607 family transposase, producing MSFIPLRKAVEATGLHPNTLRKYADDGTIRSIRNAAGQRLFDVDSFLKSKKPAAEYEVCYCRVSSTKQREDLDRQVAYMHSLFPEAEIIKDIGSGLNFKRKGLQSILERLMRGDKFTLIVACRDRLCRFGFELFEYMVKLNGGKILVLDNTVHCPQTELTSDLLCIIHVFSCRMHGLRKYGKKIKEDPDLSKSESEGNS from the coding sequence ATGAGCTTTATTCCGCTGAGAAAAGCGGTTGAGGCGACGGGACTACACCCTAACACGTTGAGAAAGTATGCAGACGACGGAACAATCAGATCTATTCGGAATGCAGCAGGGCAACGACTCTTTGACGTTGACAGCTTTCTCAAGTCTAAAAAGCCAGCAGCAGAATACGAAGTGTGCTACTGTCGAGTGTCCAGCACCAAGCAGCGCGAAGATCTCGATAGACAAGTCGCCTATATGCACTCCCTCTTCCCAGAAGCCGAAATCATCAAAGACATCGGCTCGGGACTCAACTTCAAACGAAAAGGATTGCAATCCATACTGGAACGACTTATGCGCGGCGATAAGTTCACGCTTATTGTTGCCTGTCGCGACCGACTCTGCCGATTTGGATTTGAGTTATTTGAGTACATGGTCAAACTCAACGGTGGAAAAATCTTGGTTCTCGACAACACTGTTCACTGCCCGCAAACAGAACTTACCAGCGATCTTCTCTGCATCATTCATGTCTTCTCTTGCAGAATGCACGGACTTAGGAAGTACGGTAAAAAGATCAAGGAAGATCCGGATTTATCTAAATCCGAATCAGAAGGCAATTCTTAA
- a CDS encoding Hsp70 family protein, translated as MAIAIDFGTSNTCIARWNPVTQKPETMSLGGLSIQQALNPPLVPSLVYVEDAAQKKVIVGQAVRDRGLDLANNPRFFRSFKRGIGADIQGFLPELDGEMVTFEQVGQWFLTQIISTLNAETPDIAESLVLTVPVDSFEAYRHWLGGVCQSLAVEQVRLIDEPTAAALGYGLADRENLLVVDFGGGTLDLSLVRLDGNETGKKPLGFVLKWSDKLFSEKSGQKPKTARVLAKAGQNLGGSDIDHWLVDYFATTQGLVVNSLTTRLAEKLKIQLSTQPQASEVYFNDETFESYQLDLDRASLEHILQEHAFFERLDESMTQLLQQARRQGIEVADINAVLLVGGTAQMPAVQTWIQQYFDSAKIRCEKPFEAIAQGALQLSQGVEIKDFLYHSYGIRYWDRRHNCHQWHPLIKAGQPYPMSEPVELVLGASVDNQPSIELIIGELGQEGGTEVYFDSDRLITRRLDSGYQVKPLNDQDGARSIAQLIPPGYPGSDRVKVLFQVDQQRFLRITVEDLFTNQMLLQNQLVAQLS; from the coding sequence ATGGCGATCGCAATTGATTTTGGTACGAGCAATACTTGCATAGCGCGTTGGAACCCCGTGACGCAAAAGCCAGAAACAATGAGTTTAGGAGGGCTTTCGATACAACAAGCATTAAATCCGCCTTTAGTTCCGAGTTTGGTGTATGTGGAAGATGCAGCCCAAAAGAAGGTGATTGTAGGGCAAGCAGTACGCGATCGCGGGTTAGATTTAGCAAATAATCCGCGCTTTTTTCGGAGCTTCAAACGAGGAATTGGCGCAGATATTCAAGGCTTTCTCCCCGAACTTGATGGTGAGATGGTAACTTTTGAGCAAGTGGGACAATGGTTTTTAACACAAATTATTTCCACACTGAATGCGGAAACTCCTGATATTGCTGAATCTTTGGTGTTAACTGTACCTGTAGATAGCTTTGAGGCTTATCGTCACTGGTTAGGGGGAGTCTGCCAATCGCTGGCAGTTGAACAGGTGCGGCTGATTGATGAACCAACTGCTGCTGCTTTGGGTTATGGTTTAGCAGATCGAGAGAATTTACTCGTTGTTGACTTTGGTGGAGGAACACTTGATTTATCTTTAGTCAGGTTAGATGGCAATGAAACAGGTAAAAAGCCACTAGGATTTGTGCTGAAATGGAGTGATAAGCTATTTAGCGAAAAATCAGGACAAAAGCCCAAAACAGCACGAGTACTTGCTAAAGCAGGACAAAATCTGGGTGGTTCTGATATTGATCATTGGTTAGTTGATTACTTTGCCACAACGCAGGGTTTAGTTGTCAATTCCTTAACGACACGACTTGCAGAAAAATTGAAGATTCAATTATCAACTCAACCGCAGGCAAGTGAAGTCTATTTCAATGATGAAACTTTTGAAAGTTATCAACTAGATTTAGATCGTGCGAGTTTGGAACATATTCTGCAAGAACACGCATTTTTTGAGCGGCTAGATGAGTCGATGACTCAACTTTTGCAACAAGCACGGCGACAAGGAATAGAAGTTGCTGATATTAATGCGGTATTACTTGTTGGCGGTACAGCCCAAATGCCAGCAGTACAAACATGGATACAACAGTACTTTGATTCGGCAAAAATTCGCTGTGAAAAACCTTTTGAGGCGATCGCTCAAGGGGCTTTACAGTTAAGTCAAGGTGTTGAAATTAAAGATTTTCTTTACCATAGCTATGGTATTCGTTACTGGGATCGACGGCATAATTGTCATCAGTGGCATCCTTTAATTAAAGCTGGACAACCTTACCCGATGAGTGAGCCAGTAGAACTAGTTTTGGGTGCTTCGGTAGACAATCAACCCAGCATTGAATTAATTATCGGCGAGCTTGGGCAAGAAGGCGGTACTGAAGTGTATTTTGATAGCGATCGCCTAATCACGCGTCGTCTTGATAGTGGGTATCAAGTAAAACCTCTCAACGATCAAGATGGTGCGCGCTCAATTGCCCAACTGATACCACCAGGATATCCAGGAAGCGATCGCGTTAAAGTGTTGTTTCAAGTCGATCAGCAGCGATTTTTACGTATTACCGTTGAAGATCTATTCACAAATCAAATGTTGTTGCAAAATCAACTTGTTGCTCAATTAAGTTAA
- a CDS encoding DUF2382 domain-containing protein has translation MALLKISDFDPDYREAFDGNDVKGMSVYAQGSDEKIGTVNDVLVDEEGNFRYFVVDLGFWIFGKKVLMPVGRSRIDYGADRVYAVGMTREQAENLPEFDESMAVDYEHEERVRNVYRGQTATSEVPLETAPLDTSATVGTTGRAAPAPRPTYTRDTYDYKHDEDLYNLKEDTNQNLKLYQERLVANKVRRKAGEVSIGKHVETETAQVSIPLEKERVVVERVSPTDAGRAVDPNQVHFGEGATTRVELYEETPEVRKEAFVREEVRVRKEVEQETVQAQETIRREELDIHNEGTIVEGSDRLPNDRV, from the coding sequence ATGGCACTTCTAAAAATTAGCGATTTCGATCCAGACTATCGCGAAGCCTTTGATGGTAATGATGTTAAAGGAATGAGCGTATACGCACAAGGCTCAGACGAAAAGATTGGTACTGTTAACGACGTTTTAGTGGATGAAGAAGGCAATTTCCGCTACTTTGTTGTTGATTTAGGTTTCTGGATTTTCGGTAAAAAAGTATTGATGCCTGTAGGTCGTTCTCGTATTGACTACGGTGCAGACAGAGTATATGCAGTAGGAATGACCAGAGAACAAGCAGAAAATTTGCCAGAGTTTGATGAAAGCATGGCGGTAGACTATGAGCATGAAGAACGCGTTCGCAACGTATATCGCGGTCAAACTGCCACATCTGAAGTTCCTCTAGAAACTGCACCTCTAGATACATCTGCAACTGTTGGTACCACTGGTAGAGCGGCTCCTGCTCCTCGACCAACTTACACACGCGATACTTATGACTACAAGCATGATGAAGATTTGTATAACCTCAAAGAAGATACAAATCAAAACCTCAAGCTTTACCAAGAACGTTTAGTTGCAAATAAGGTACGTAGAAAAGCAGGTGAAGTTTCTATTGGTAAGCATGTAGAAACTGAAACCGCTCAAGTTTCTATTCCTCTTGAAAAAGAGCGGGTAGTAGTCGAAAGAGTATCTCCTACCGATGCTGGTAGGGCTGTAGATCCTAACCAAGTTCACTTTGGCGAAGGTGCAACAACTCGCGTAGAACTGTACGAAGAAACTCCAGAGGTTCGTAAAGAAGCGTTTGTTCGTGAAGAAGTTAGAGTAAGAAAAGAAGTAGAACAAGAAACTGTACAGGCTCAAGAAACGATTCGTCGTGAAGAGTTAGACATTCATAACGAAGGTACAATTGTTGAAGGCTCAGATCGCCTACCTAACGATCGCGTGTAG